The following proteins come from a genomic window of Nicotiana tomentosiformis chromosome 12, ASM39032v3, whole genome shotgun sequence:
- the LOC104116578 gene encoding F-box protein At5g46170-like: protein MGSSKSDLRSTIYPEPVDHFDRLPDSILLLVFNKIGDVKALGRCCVVSRRFHSLVPQVDNVIVRVDCVISDEDGGSSSSGATSAAGAGSTSKSRHPISSLLRFLFLGLVKPIQSLTQLISISSRRSAGSSLDDGYDQNDVTHHSPTQVLKNFDEIKLLRIELPSGELGIDEGALLRWRADFGSTLDNCVILGASSVVHPVSDTSINNNITNTSSNIVGDGNGELDNGSIPESFYTNGGLKLRVVWTISSLIAASARHYLLQPIIAEHKKLESLVLTDVDGQGVLCMNKEQLEELRVKPLSASSASKRTMVPALNMRLWYAPHLELPDGTVLKGATLVAIRPSEQPKKEVVGPDGNWVGSAFEEPYGTAARMLVKRRTYCLEMNSF from the coding sequence ATGGGTTCATCCAAGTCAGATCTGAGGTCAACGATCTACCCTGAACCCGTTGACCACTTCGACCGACTACCCGATTCCATTCTCCTTTTAGTCTTCAACAAGATCGGCGATGTTAAAGCTCTAGGAAGATGCTGTGTAGTTTCCAGAAGGTTCCATTCACTTGTTCCTCAAGTCGACAACGTCATTGTTCGTGTTGATTGCGTCATATCTGACGAAGATGGTGGTTCATCTTCATCTGGTGCAACCTCTGCTGCTGGTGCGGGATCCACTAGTAAGTCGCGGCATCCAATTTCGTCCCTCCTTAGGTTTCTGTTTCTGGGTCTGGTTAAACCCATTCAGTCACTTACTCAGCTGATCTCGATTTCTTCGAGACGATCCGCTGGCTCTTCATTGGACGATGGTTACGACCAAAATGACGTCACCCATCATTCCCCTACCCAGGTTTTGAAGAATTTCGATGAAATTAAGCTTCTTAGGATCGAGTTGCCCAGTGGCGAATTGGGTATTGACGAGGGCGCTTTGCTGAGGTGGCGTGCTGATTTCGGTTCCACTCTTGATAATTGCGTTATTCTTGGCGCTTCGTCGGTGGTTCACCCGGTTAGTGATACTAGCATTAACAATAATATTACTAACACTAGTAGTAATATTGTGGGTGATGGTAATGGAGAACTGGATAATGGGAGCATACCCGAGTCGTTTTACACGAACGGGGGTTTAAAATTGCGGGTTGTGTGGACGATTAGTTCGCTAATTGCAGCGTCGGCTAGGCATTATTTGTTGCAGCCGATTATAGCTGAGCATAAAAAGCTTGAGAGTTTGGTTTTAACGGATGTGGATGGACAAGGAGTGTTGTGTATGAATAAGGAGCAGTTAGAGGAGTTGAGAGTGAAGCCTCTTTCGGCTTCGTCTGCTTCGAAAAGGACTATGGTGCCTGCACTGAACATGAGGTTATGGTACGCACCACATTTGGAGTTGCCTGATGGGACAGTATTGAAAGGGGCGACGTTGGTGGCAATTAGGCCAAGTGAGCAGCCTAAGAAGGAGGTGGTTGGGCCGGATGGGAATTGGGTTGGGTCGGCGTTTGAGGAGCCTTATGGGACTGCTGCGAGGATGTTGGTTAAGCGGAGGACTTACTGTTTGGAGATGAACTCATTCTGA
- the LOC104114819 gene encoding ornithine aminotransferase, mitochondrial isoform X2, with protein sequence MKALAEQAQTLTLSSRAFYNDKFPVFAEYITSMFGYDMVLPMNTGAEGVETALKLARKWGSMKKRIPKNEAIIVSCCGCFHGRTLAAISMSCDNEATRGFWPLLPGQLKVDFGDAVALEKLFKEKGDQIAGFLFEPIQGEAGVIIPPEGYLKAVRDLCSKYNILMIADEIQSGLARSGRLLACDWEEVRPDVVILGKALGGGVLPVSAVLADKDVMLCIQAGEHGSTFGGNPLASAVAIASLDVIREEGLAERSAQMGEQLRHQLMKVQEQFPNFIKEVRGKGLFNAVELNSKSLLPVTAYDICMKLKERGILAKPTHDSIIRLTPPLSMSLEELQEGSKALYDVFEVDLLKMQKEKPATVSHATSSVCDRCGRNLYGSS encoded by the exons ATGAAAGCTTTAGCAGAACAGGCTCAAACGCTCACTCTTAGTTCTCGTGCCTTCTATAATGATAAATTTCCAGTATTTGCAGAATATATAACCAGCATGTTTGGATATGATATGGTGCTACCTATGAACACTGGTGCAGAAGGAGTAGAAACAGCTCTTAAGCTGGCAAGGAAATGGGGTTCCATGAAGAAAagaataccaaaaaatgag GCTATCATTGTCTCATGCTGTGGCTGTTTCCATGGTCGGACATTGGCTGCAATCTCCATGAGTTGTGACAATGAAGCTACTCGTGGCTTTTGGCCCCTATTACCTGGGCAACTTAAAGTTGATTTTGGAGATGCTGTTGCCcttgaaaaattatttaaag AGAAAGGAGATCAGATAGCTGGCTTTTTGTTTGAACCAATTCAGGGAGAGGCTGGG GTTATAATTCCGCCTGAAGGTTACCTGAAGGCTGTTAGAGATCTTTGCTCAAAGTACAATATATTGATGATTGCTGATGAAATACAAAGTGGTTTGGCACGTTCTGGTCGATTGCTGGCTTGTGATTGGGAAGAAGTTCGTCCAGATGTTGTT ATATTGGGAAAAGCATTAGGTGGTGGAGTGTTGCCTGTGAGCGCTGTACTTGCAGATAAAGATGTTATGCTTTGCATTCAGGCCGGAGAGCATGGAAG CACCTTTGGGGGGAATCCTTTGGCTAGTGCAGTTGCAATTGCATCTTTAGACGTAATAAGAGAAGAAGGACTTGCAGAGAG ATCTGCTCAGATGGGAGAGCAACTTAGACATCAGCTGATGAAGGTTCAAGAGCAGTTTCCTAATTTCATAAAAGAAGTTCGAGGGAAAGGCCTATTCAATGCTGTGGAGCTTAATAGCAAGTCCTTATTACCTGTGACTGCTTATGACATATGTATGAAACTGAAGGAGAGAGGAATTCTTGCTAAGCCAACTCATGATTCTATAATACGCTTGACGCCCCCATTGTCGATGAG TTTGGAGGAGCTCCAAGAAGGCTCTAAGGCCCTGTATGATGTTTTTGAAGTTGATCTACTGAAGATGCAGAAAGAGAAGCCAGCAACAGTTTCCCATGCTACCTCTAGTGTCTGTGACCGCTGTGGCCGCAACTTATATGGCTCTTCATAA
- the LOC104114819 gene encoding ornithine aminotransferase, mitochondrial isoform X1 — translation MAMKRPLQCMLRRIYTRGGSFRSFSALPEGSTTTSPSQNLINLEYECSAHNYHPIPIVFSKAKGSSIWDPEGKKYLDFLSAYSAVNQGHCHPKIMKALAEQAQTLTLSSRAFYNDKFPVFAEYITSMFGYDMVLPMNTGAEGVETALKLARKWGSMKKRIPKNEAIIVSCCGCFHGRTLAAISMSCDNEATRGFWPLLPGQLKVDFGDAVALEKLFKEKGDQIAGFLFEPIQGEAGVIIPPEGYLKAVRDLCSKYNILMIADEIQSGLARSGRLLACDWEEVRPDVVILGKALGGGVLPVSAVLADKDVMLCIQAGEHGSTFGGNPLASAVAIASLDVIREEGLAERSAQMGEQLRHQLMKVQEQFPNFIKEVRGKGLFNAVELNSKSLLPVTAYDICMKLKERGILAKPTHDSIIRLTPPLSMSLEELQEGSKALYDVFEVDLLKMQKEKPATVSHATSSVCDRCGRNLYGSS, via the exons ATGGCGATGAAGAGGCCTTTGCAGTGTATGTTGAGAAGGATTTACACGAGAGGAGGAAGTTTTAGAAGTTTTAGTGCACTTCCTGAAGGCAGCACCACAACTTCCCCTTCTCAAAATCTCATCAACTTGGAGTATGAGTGCAGTGCCCACAA TTACCATCCGATTCCTATTGTCTTTTCTAAAGCTAAGGGTTCATCCATCTGGGATCCTGAAGGGAAAAAGTATCTTGATTTCCTCTCAGCTTATTCTGCTGTCAATCAG GGACACTGTCATCCAAAGATCATGAAAGCTTTAGCAGAACAGGCTCAAACGCTCACTCTTAGTTCTCGTGCCTTCTATAATGATAAATTTCCAGTATTTGCAGAATATATAACCAGCATGTTTGGATATGATATGGTGCTACCTATGAACACTGGTGCAGAAGGAGTAGAAACAGCTCTTAAGCTGGCAAGGAAATGGGGTTCCATGAAGAAAagaataccaaaaaatgag GCTATCATTGTCTCATGCTGTGGCTGTTTCCATGGTCGGACATTGGCTGCAATCTCCATGAGTTGTGACAATGAAGCTACTCGTGGCTTTTGGCCCCTATTACCTGGGCAACTTAAAGTTGATTTTGGAGATGCTGTTGCCcttgaaaaattatttaaag AGAAAGGAGATCAGATAGCTGGCTTTTTGTTTGAACCAATTCAGGGAGAGGCTGGG GTTATAATTCCGCCTGAAGGTTACCTGAAGGCTGTTAGAGATCTTTGCTCAAAGTACAATATATTGATGATTGCTGATGAAATACAAAGTGGTTTGGCACGTTCTGGTCGATTGCTGGCTTGTGATTGGGAAGAAGTTCGTCCAGATGTTGTT ATATTGGGAAAAGCATTAGGTGGTGGAGTGTTGCCTGTGAGCGCTGTACTTGCAGATAAAGATGTTATGCTTTGCATTCAGGCCGGAGAGCATGGAAG CACCTTTGGGGGGAATCCTTTGGCTAGTGCAGTTGCAATTGCATCTTTAGACGTAATAAGAGAAGAAGGACTTGCAGAGAG ATCTGCTCAGATGGGAGAGCAACTTAGACATCAGCTGATGAAGGTTCAAGAGCAGTTTCCTAATTTCATAAAAGAAGTTCGAGGGAAAGGCCTATTCAATGCTGTGGAGCTTAATAGCAAGTCCTTATTACCTGTGACTGCTTATGACATATGTATGAAACTGAAGGAGAGAGGAATTCTTGCTAAGCCAACTCATGATTCTATAATACGCTTGACGCCCCCATTGTCGATGAG TTTGGAGGAGCTCCAAGAAGGCTCTAAGGCCCTGTATGATGTTTTTGAAGTTGATCTACTGAAGATGCAGAAAGAGAAGCCAGCAACAGTTTCCCATGCTACCTCTAGTGTCTGTGACCGCTGTGGCCGCAACTTATATGGCTCTTCATAA